In a genomic window of Besnoitia besnoiti strain Bb-Ger1 chromosome XI, whole genome shotgun sequence:
- a CDS encoding calcium dependent protein kinase CDPK8 (encoded by transcript BESB_018980) has protein sequence MWAAGVVLFMLISGVPPFDGNTEAEVASKILTSPVQFLQPCWQHVSEECKDLIRRLLYNPFLSNASPFYSASLPASYEDLASLSGAAARPLSVDFLSVTRATAVPGSFMCAASPFAPWSSPASSASSLPPSSSLPSSPLPSPLPSAPRSSSPSAASSSSPGPPSGCPLSRDGASGEATMQDSFEGIAGQPAEAVSCFPAPTATPAEGSLQTGASARPSDVDASLGVESGVQPGCTGGSASLWTAEQRRRLRARVGGGEPCTGGMGSTVRAADALAPSASLVPSVASGGGAGSSSPPPSPASWISPVSGAFRPAVAVQPPAAAAWLDGALQKSSRRGALGSLVEGGEKRETEIFVGRSSAQAASASGAAPGLGADGARRQAEAAKECVLERDDEARTAQNRPALDRMRERGPQEGEREGAQGQSAETPCAGVQTTVFVATTVTPSSPPGPPAAAVSEQAGCPASSLSPNACWDAASSAELTERQYGTRLSSAKSPSRASSGAATQPPGVFCPLPQLHPPSQSPSPCVAGVSAGAPSAFVPPAAPLSSPPGELPPPQLTPCLSRVPASLCPVKPEEAGVFRCRFLLLLSATAWRCFAALGPLQRALRTVLAREMEDELEVRILREVFCALDRRHRGTLAPDDFVWGLNVAREMVTTECSCWVMVQAKQEALVPSGCVGLHASDSTASLAFSSVSGKREALSCCSSQASLPVDGDPTGGEREPPEQRSRETSATEAADALARFVADRPERISVLAAAPLASAALPPSLHSLLRLASAGDADGDGPAVDQILPYLMNLHALLGVAPPDVLCEYFALPRAPPWTRAALCTHARATEGTAGDAVPQNRDQDDLWTIDDVIAGLDTDGSGSIEFVEFLAATLADVDLAEREALSRAAFRYFDRSFDGLVSYRDLLGLLTLQPASLASPHSPPPSSWCVPPARASYASTPPAASGASFAYSPYPMSASPAGDCARGTGVGGFEDGVCDPGAELELGEGEGFLMDLERVTAANLPLYRAVLKQIQAVDEDKDGFINYDEFLRLLG, from the exons ATGTGGGCCGCTGGAGTCGTTCTCTTCATGCTCATTTCCGGAGTCCCGCCCTTCGACGGAAACACCGAAGCTGAAGTCGCCTCAAAG ATTTTGACAAGCCCTGTGCAGTTTCTCCAGCCTTGCTGGCAGCACGTGTCCGAGGAGTGCAAGGACTTGATTCGGCGGCTTCTGTACAACCCGTTTCTGTCGAATGCGTCGCCGTTCtactctgcgtctctgccggcgtcgTACGAAGATCTGGCGTCGCTCTCaggggcagcggcgcgaccgcTGTCCGTCGATTTCCTCTCCGTGACAAGAGCAACTGCAGTCCCAGGGTCGTTCAtgtgcgcggcgtcgccctttGCGCCGTggtcgtcgccggcgtcttccgcctcgtcgcttcctccgtcgtcttcgctaCCCTCGTCGCCACTCCCTTCAccgctgccttctgcgccgcgttcgtcctctccgtccgccgcttcttcttcgtcaccCGGGCCCCCGAGTGGATGTCCATTGAGCAGGGACGGTGCAtctggagaggcgacgatgcAGGACTCTTTCGAGGGGATTGCTGGGcagcccgcggaggccgtgTCGTGTTTCCCTGCACCGACCGCGACTCCGGCTGAGGGCAGCCTGCAAACGGGCGCCAG TGCCCGGCCCTCGGATGTCGATGCCTCGCTCGGTGTCGAGTCCGGCGTTCAACCTGGGTGCACAGGAGGCTCGGCTTCGCTTTGGACAGCcgagcagcgacggcggcttcgcgcccgcgtgggggggggggagccgTGCACGGGCGGGATGGGCTCCACagtccgcgcggcggacgccctggcgccctccgcctcgctggtgCCGTCGGTCGCCTCGGGCGGGGGCGCcggctcgtcttcgccgcctccgtcgccggcTTCGTGGATCAGCCCGGTCTCCGGCGCGTTTCGgcccgcggtcgccgtccagccgcctgcagcggcggcttggCTAGACGGAGCGCTCCAGAAATCCTCGAGGCGGGGTGCTTTGGGCAGCCtcgtcgagggcggcgagaagcgagaaaCGGAGATCTTCGTCGGGCGCTCGTCCGCACAGGCTGCGAGTGCTTCGGGCGCGGCCCCCGGCTTGGGCGCCGacggggcgcggcgccaggccgAAGCGGCAAAAGAGTGCGTGCTCGAGcgggacgacgaggcgagaaCTGCCCAGAACCGGCCCGCGCTTGATCGgatgcgagagagaggaccgCAAGAGGGAgaacgcgaaggcgctcaGGGTCAATCTGCTGAAACGCCTTGTGCAGGCGTACAAACAACGGTATTCGTGGCAACAACCGTgactccctcgtcgcctcccggTCCCCCGGCTGCCGCTGTCAGTGAGCAAGCAGGCTGTCCGGccagctctctctcgccgaaTGCATGCTGGGACGCCGCATCTTCAGCGGAGCTGACTGAACGCCAGTATGGCACGCGACTCTCGTCAGCCAAGTCGCCctcccgcgcgtcctcgGGCGCTGCGACACAGCCGCCAGGGGTCTTCTGTCCGCTGCCTCAGCTGCATCCGCCGTCTCAATCGCCGAGCCCGTGCGTTGCTGGCGTGTCTGCCGGCGCCCCCAGCGCGTTCGtcccgccggcggccccgttgtcgtctccgccaggcgagctgccgccgccgcagttgACGCCGTGTCTGAGTCGGGTGCCCGCGTCGCTGTGCCCAGTGAAGCCGGAAGAGGCGGGCGTGTTTCGCTGCcgcttcctgctgctgctcagcgccaccgcgtggcgctgcttcgccgcgctcggccCACTtcagcgcgccctccgcaccGTTCTCGCTCGCGAGATGGAAGACGAGCTCGAAGTCCGGATTCTGCGGGAGGTCTTCTGCGCCCTAGACAGGCGCCACAGAGGCACGCTTGCAC CGGACGACTTCGTGTGGGGTCTGAACGTGGCGCGCGAGATGGTCACGACGGAGTGCAGCTGCTGGGTAATGGtgcaggcgaagcaggaggCTTTGGTCCCCTCGGGATGCGTTGGCCTTCACGCGTCGGATTCAACTGCTTCGCTTGCGTTCAGCAGCGTGTCGGGCAAACGCGAGGCGCTTTCGTGCTGCAGTTCACAGGCGAGTCTCCCGGTCGACGGCGACCCCACagggggcgagcgcgagcccCCGGAGCAGAGGTCGAGGGAGACGAGTGCGACCGAGGCAGccgacgccctcgcgcggtTCGTCGCGGATCGTCCAGAGCGCATCTCGgttctcgccgcggcgccgctcgccagtGCGGCCTTGCCGCCCAGTCTCCACTCGCTGCtgaggctggcgagcgccggagacgcggacggcgacgggcCTGCAGTCGACCAGATTTTGCCGTACCTGATGAACCTGCATGCGCTACttggcgtcgcgccgcccgacgTCCTCTGCGAGTATTTTGCCTTGCCCCGCGCCCCCCCGTggactcgcgcggcgctctgcacACACGCCCGAGCGACCGAAGGgactgcgggcgacgcagtgCCTCAAAACAGAGACCAAGACGACCTGTGGACGATCGACGACGTTATCGCCGGGCTAGACACCGACGGGAGCGGGAGCATCGAGTTCGTCGAGTTCCTGGCCGCCACGCTCGCCGATGTGGATCTTGCAGAGCGAGAAGCCCTCAGCCG gGCGGCATTTCGGTACTTCGACCGTAGCTTTGACGGCCTGGTGAGCTACCGCGATCTTCTGGGGCTTCTGACTCTCCagcctgcgtcgctggctTCCCCTcattcgcctccgccgtcctcgtggtgtgtgccgccggcgcgtgcgtcgtacgcgtccacgccgccggctgcaAGCGGCGCTTCATTTGCATACTCGCCGTATCCGAtgagcgcgtcgcctgcgggcgatTGCGCAAGGGGAACAGGCGTTGGAGGGTTCGAGGACGGCGTTTGCGATCCCGGCGCGGAGCTTGAGCTCGGAGAAGGGGAGGGATTTCTAATGGACCTTGAGCGCGTCACAGCAGCGAATCTGCCGCTCTACAGAGCTGTTTTGAAACAGATTCAAGCTGTTGACGAGGACAAGGATGGCTTCATTAACTACGACGagtttctgcgtctgctgggATAG